Genomic segment of Poecile atricapillus isolate bPoeAtr1 chromosome 8, bPoeAtr1.hap1, whole genome shotgun sequence:
CAGTGACACTGCAAAAGGAAAGGGACAAGAAATGAACAGCTTGAACCCACAACCAAGATTTCAATGGTAACTCAGAGGGGTTTtctgcttttggaaatctcccTGTGCTTACAGCATGTGGTcgttcagaaattattttcattttaaactaGCAATTTATACTTGAAAAGCATTATTTGTCTACTTTCACTCCcttttttaaacactgaaacTCTTCACACTTCAGGCAAACCCCGAGCACTCCACTGGCTGTGAGTtcatcccagcactgccccagctgACACCTCTAGAAGAGgaattgtttctgttttccaggaaatatGAACCCAAAAAGCCCAGTGGAGCTTCCTGAAGCCATTCCCAGGGCGTCCCACACTCACAGCAAACACAGGCACTGAAGAAGACCTCGAGGAACAGGTATCCCCTGGTGTCCAGGATCATTCCAGCTGCTATGGCAATCACTGCCAGGCCCAGGTTCTGGATGGACTGCatgctgggacacagcaggaacACCACTCAGTTCTTCTCTCAGCAAAATGGATTTTGGTTTGCTCAGGAAAAGCTCCCCAGTGCCACTGGAGCTCATGAGAGATGCTCATTCCCCATGTTTAGGGACGTGGCAGAGTCAGGGCTCAGTTGTTTTGCAGAAGttcctgtgcctgtccccagccccaggctctgcccaaatcccatccccaaAGCAGTCAGGGATTCCTGCTCCAgacctggaggagctggggaccAGGAGTGGGTTGGATCTGCTCAGGTTCAGTGGCTCAAGGGTGTCAGGAgtcagggaatggtttgggatgggagggacCGTAAAGCTCACCCAGCCCcaaggcagggacacctcccactgccccagtgtccacccctggcactgccagggatgctctgggaatcccatcccagcccctcctcagCCTCACAGGGAGCAATCCCTTCCAAATGTCCCAAGTAAATCTCTTCTCCTTTATTTCAAACCATTCCCCCTTGGCCAAGGGGCTCCCTGCACTGGAATCCATCCAGCCCCTCCCAGACAGGAATTCCCTCCCAAgatcccacccagccctgccattccctgggtcctgcccctccatcccttgtccccagtcccctgGGACAATCCCAGcccacccccagctcctgctggagctctggccTGGCACAAATCCATGGAAATACTCACAAGCCATAGGCAGTTCCCAGCTGGTGCTCGGGGACCACGAAGGCCACCATGGGCCACAGGGCACAGGCCAGCAGGGAATAGGCCACACCCAGCAGGCACTGGGACACGGGACAACAAACAGGGTTACAGCACAGGCACACCCCAAAAATTCAGGTATtgcccttccctttccccaaAAGGAGCTCAAGAAACACTTTGTGCAAGGAAATTCTACACAAATATCCACACTTGGAACTGGAGTGACCCCCAAAATAAATTCTGTGTTTTGACTGAACACCCCCCAGAGCTGCACCTCACTAGAAAAATGCTTGAAAAGCAAAGTTTTTAATCCCTGCCCCACTGGTGAGCATCATAACCCTCAGCTCCAAATaggaaatatttcctgaaatatttcctCAAATCTGCTCTCAGTAATCCAAGTTTTTACAAAGGTTCAATTCAGCACATCAGAGGCAGTCTGAGTAATAGTAATATGCTTCAGAAATAAActaaaagaagaatttttaggagaaaaagagaGCAATTTGAGTAATAGCaataaaatttagaaataaattgaaagaagaatttttaggagaaaaagagaGCAATTTGagtaatagtaataaaatttagaaataaattgaaagaaTTTTTAGGAGAAAAGGAGCAGTTTGAGtactagaaataaaatttagaaataaactAAACAATTTTTAGGAGAAAAGAGAGCAGTTTGAGTAAGAGacttcagaaataaattacaAGAGGAATTTTTAGGAGAGAAGCGAGCACCTGGCACAGGAATTCAGTAATGGAGCGAGGAATCTTTTCCACCTCCCAACACACAGAATAATTCAGTGCCAACCCCAGTGCTtgttctgtatttctgaaaTCAGTATCTGACATTCTCTTTGGGTGTAAATGCCAGGAAATGAGGTTACCATGGCTATCCAGGGGTTCCAGAAGGTGAAGGCCAGCAGGATGTGCGAGGCCAGCGTGGTCaccacagcacacagcaccCAGATGATGTTCTTGCCAACTTTATCCACCAGCAGCCCGAACACCGGGGACATGGGGGCTGAGATGATGTACACCACGCTGCACCAGAGGGAAATCAGAGATTTAACACTCACAGAGGCCTCTCTTAACTCTgaggacaaaaggaaaaaacatccccctctcccaaatcccaataaTTTAGAATTTCCAAAGGTTTGAGGACATGGAAGTGCTCAGCACCCAAGGAAACAGTGACAGACTCTGAGCCCAGCAGGGGTTTTCTTGTGGGGTTTTATTGCTTTGGGGTTTGGCCACATCACAAATTCATCCTCAAATGACCAAAATTGAGTTCCTTTAGTGCTGTTATTaaacctttattttatttatttattaaaccTTAATTGCTGTTATTAAACTTTTATCACTCAGCAAAGAATCactaaatactaaaataaaacccttcagggctttttctttccaatgggaacatttgtttttaataaaaaacacgTTCACATTTCCCAGTTATTCCTTGGGTCTTGTGAAATTATTTCTCCACTTAAATGCAGCTCACAGGAGATCCCAAACCTCTTCCCACCTGCCCAGAGCCCAAAAACACATCCTAAAACCTGGCAGTGTTCCTTATTAAATCAACCCCAATATACCTGTTAATTGCACTGGCTTCTTGAGGGGAAAACCGGaatttttcaataaagaaaaccctgagggaaggaaaaaaatctatttaggAAAATGCAGACTTGAAGGATGTGCAATCAAAATTAAGTTAGACAAAGACATGAGAATCTCATttatagaaaaattaaatagagCCTTGCCATAAATATCCCAGATTCtcatttataattaatttaggAGCTTGTTATCAGACTCCACAGATTTTAATTTAAGGATCATTCAAATTATACTTTGGGGAAAACATAAAAAGTTCATAATGAAAATTTAACCCAAATAGTGAGCTGTAAATTTGGAAGGAATTCTACAGGACACCAAATCCCATGTTTTAAACCTGTACCCAGTTTTAATCAGGAAATCAAACATTCCTCAGGCTCCTGAGTTCTGACAACTCAGAGTGGCAATTCCCACAAAGCTCAGCTGATAAATGTGGAGTTTTTAAGCATTTTGGTTAAAAGCTTGGCCAGATTCCAAGGGAATTGCTGGAAGAGTGAGTGGCACTTACTTCCCCAGGCCAATGAAAGGGAAAACTGCAGCGTAGTAACAGACACAGATGACAAAGATGAGCCACAAGGACAAGGAGAAATCCTTCACATCCGTCAGCTTGATCACTTCTCCTGCAGAGGGGTGAGACACAGCATGGAATCACTCAGGATAAACAAATCTGGGATTCACCCCCCCTGGAGAACACCCAGGtgatcccaaacccctcctAAAGCACATCCCTGCCCCTGCCTGACTGGAGAtcaaaggtcccttccatcccaaaccagtctgggattccacTGGATCTCAAattgagtttatttttaattggcCTGAGTTCTCCCCCATGGAAAACTTGACCCAGCACGCACTGACAGGGGAGAGCTCCATGGCTCTGCATCCCTTAAGGAAATCAACTCCAAGAAAACCCAGAGCCAGTGGCAATGGCACCAAAAAATGATGATTAGAACCGTGGAGATGTTGAGCAGCAGCCCCTGAATGACCTGAAATGCAAACCTGCCCAGTGCAGGGtcagctccagctcagccccagcactcacctgttttcccctgctccttGCAAAGCAgtttctctgctctcctgtCCAGGTAAGCCAGGATCAAAGCACAGCTCAGTGAGAACAGACAAGTGACTCCACCTGAAGAAGGCAACACCACATGCTCAGCTGACAACTCGAGcagtaatttgatttttcagcCCAATTAGCACAGTTTGTGTTGGACACATCAAGGTACACCAGCAGCTTTAAGGCTCAAGAGCTGCACAGCTCCAAGGGTCAGGTGTAAAACTGAAGCCTGACACGTGTGGCACACACCTGCCTTGGAGCACAAACACGtacatgaatttattttatttaaaacatcaCCACCACTCGCCCTCAGCACGGCCAAGCTCCTCACCTGCACCTTGCAGGAACAGAAACAAAGCCTGGCCTTATTCCCAACACCAAAATCTCCATGCCCATGGCTCTGAGGGAAGGGAACACACCCCAAAATTGTTCAAATTTCACTTCTACAATCAGATAACCACAGGCAAGCTTGGACACTCCTCAGAAAAATTTTCAAGCCTGCCCTTTGCTGAGAGaatgtgaaatatttcatcTCCACAAGACACAAACTTGAATTTGGCAACCCCAAAAATGCCACGGCACTTCAGAAGCTGCAGTAACCCgagagaaaatgagaatatGATACAAAAGGTGTTGGAATTGCTCTTCCTAAGCTCAAACAGATTTGTGCTGCTTTTAAGTGGTTAATAAATGCTTTTAAGTGgttaataaatgtttttaaatggtCAATAAATGCTATGAAGTGGTTAATAATGAACACACATGCAGATGACAGAAGCCAGACCATCACTGACCTATGAGCAGAGCCAGGCCGAGGGTGCTGGgaccagcagagcccaggagaTCCTGAACTCTGGAGTAGATCCATCCCATGATATTCATGTTCACCGTGCTCCCCTAGGCACAGCAGAGCCATGTGAAGCacccagcatttcccagctccagggaacaCCAGGCACCAGTGTTTACCATTAAAATGCTACCCAGGGAACTTACAGCAGGACAGAAATGATTCCCTGCTGGGCTGGTAACAAATGAATCGATGCAACATCACAAACTGAAATTTTACACAAGGCTGGGAGAGTTCTCACTTATGAGAAGTGAATAAACCCACAGCATGAGCCCAGAAATGGAGCTGAATTTAATTCAGGATTCCCAGCTGACAggcaccaggaaaaaaatcccattttcccctccttttgCCCCCAGAGAAGGACCCATGGCTGCAATGCCAAGGCTGCCACCAGCTGAGCACTGGTGAacatcccccagccccagctgggagcagctgcacaggTTAAAAACCCCCAGAATGAGCCATGAAATGAGGagcccagctcctctctccattCCCAGCTGTGCAAACTCACAATTCTGGCCATGCTGAGCTGCAATCCAAACACCAGGTTCAGCTCCTTGCCCTTGAACCAGCTCACTGCATACGTGTTCTGGGCCACCGCCAAGGACTCACCCCCAATCCTGcacaaacaaccaaaacatcTCCAATGCAGCAGGCAAAGATAAAGGGTTGGGAAAGAgcagaattccagaggaatCTGGCTGTGCACAGGCACATTTAATGGATATTTATATAGACAAGGCAATAGAAAGCAAAGATTCCAAAATGGAATTGTGGTGATTGAAGAATGATTTGGTGCTTCCAAAATTTTTGATTCAGCAGCACCTGCAAAGtcctgggttttgttttctaagttacacaaggaaaagaaggggAGATCTTGCATTCCTCAACTTCAGAGGTCTCAGAATCCATCAATTTTGATTCCAAGTGGCAGCTCTTCTCTAGAAGAGTTCTCTAGGGTTAGTTTTTGTGGTTTCTGGATGGGCTTACCTCAAAGAGCACAAACCTGCCCTTCCACACTCACCCAAATATGAATCTGCCCACTTCCATCAGCCAGAAGGTGTTGAACAGCGCTCCCAGAGCAAAAACCACCTGCAAACAGCAGCGAGGGAGAGTGAAAATTGTGCATTTCAGGTATGGAACAAAGCTGAACTGCctgaaaacagcaacaaaaatgcttttcccttcccagaaaTACTTCACAGTCCTGCTCCTTTTGGCTTTTGCTCCCTCTGCTGTTTCATCATCCTCAACCAATTTCACATCAAACACATAAAAAAGGTGGATCCTTCCCACAATTCCAGGCACATTCCAAGGTTCCCTTTCCCAGTACAACCCAGGCTTCTCCCATTCCAGCTCTCAGCTGTCTCAGGTGAAACACAAACTGCAGACCCAGCTCATCCTTCACTCCCTCCCTGGCACTCACCTGCCCAACACACACAAAGATGCTGAATATGACAGTGCCCaacctggaaagaaaataaattaagaataattaaattaaattaagaaacaataattaaaataaagaataaagaaattaaagaataaTATGCATTTCATGCATAACCggaatactttttttatttttcctacaaAGCACTATTTAagtcctgcagcagggaaacaAGGGAAGGTGGATGGGCAATTAAAAGGtctctgtaataaattatgcaGCTCAACAACTCCCACAGAAAACAGGTAGCACAAGGTGGTGgttttgaaatttatttaaatcacaaataactttatttaaattataaagGAATGGAAGCTCATCTATATTgttaaaaaatcctaaaaaaaaatagggaaaaaaatattgaaaaggtTTATTATAACCTTGAAAAGCTTTATAATCTAAAGCTTCAACTTCACCTGCAGTTCTAGCTCATCATTCCTTGCACAAGGGGGACACAAAGACGGCACTCACCGGATTCCAAAGACTCTGTCTATCAGGAAACCTCCGAAGAAGCACAGCACCACGTTGGGCCAGGAGTACCAGGCATAGAGTGCCATGAACTGGGCTGTGTTCACCTTCATGTCCTACAGAACACGGGGCAAATGTAAAAAGGCATTATTCCTGAGCTAGCTGCAGGGACACAAAGGATTCAGGAAGAACCACCTAGAAACAAAGTGTATTTTCTGTAATTCACAGATGGGTTAGGGTGGAAGGGGCTTAAAGTCCATTTTGttcctgtgaaaaacgaggttcacgtattttttatagaatttaggagtttaatagaaagacaattaggagataaaaataaagtttacaGATATggctgggtgtctctgcattcaccttactaacaaaggattgtcccttaaaaacagaaccttactacatatccataaattctcatacacgattcaaacattcttcttaaattttggatgtttctttgtttagtttttgaCTCTCCCCCTTCCCAATAAATCAGTCTTCTTGGCTCCACTGAGTTTTACATTCCttgataacagaaatgcaataaattcctccccccaagAGCTCTGGTCACtactgtcttcatctggataagataatcTAAGAATGGAAGGGGGTCTCTAattatctttttcagtctttgggttatacgaacaaaagtagtttttattttaatactattcCATAGCTcaacatatatgtatattatacaACTATTTCTAGGTTTCAccaataacagaaatagaaggttattatattaatataatgaAGTTTTCTAACTTTATACATATAACactcattttaatattttcgAAAACCCAacaatataatatatatctataaCAGTTCCGAGCCCACCTCCCACTATCCCGGGTTGCTCCAGATgaccctgggcactgccagggatcccgGGGCAGCCGCAGCTCCTCCGGCCCCGCAGtgcccagggaacaattcctgcccattTCCCACCTCCCGCTCTGCCCGGGTATTCCCTCAGTGTCCTGCATTTCCCAGCCCCCCGGCAGAACTCACCCGCTGAACCTGTGTCTGCAGCGCGGCCGGGTTATCGTAGCAGAAGTAGCTGCCTGCAGGGAGAAGGGCACGGCTCAGGGCTCTGGCCCGCCACCCACACCCCGAACCCCCCTCACGCAGCCCCCCGGCCCGCACCGAATCCCAGGAAGCACATGAGGGCCAGGACGAGCAGGCGGtgcgggaggcggcgggggtCGCAGGCGGCGGGCAGGGCGCGGGGAGGGCCCGGGGAGCCGCCGCCATCGCCGCCATCGGAGCCCAGCAGCGCCCGCTCCTCCTCCGCCATCGCGCCCGCCTCACGTGAGGGCCCGCCACGTGACCCGCACACACGTGATCGCCACACACGTGACCGTCAGCACGTGACTCGCCCCGCGCGTGGCGCCCCCCAGGCACGTGACCCCGTTGCCATGGCAGCGCCCCCTGAGGCCTGCCGGGGGGCCCTGGGAAACAGGAACATCaaataaatatagaaattgTAAATGCAAATCTAAGTGTAAGAGTACATGTAAATGTAAGAGTAAATGTAAGTGTAAGTGCAAATGGAAGTGTAAATGTAAGCTTAATTGTAAATGGAAGTGGAAGTGTAAATGTAAGAGCAAATGTAAATGTAAGT
This window contains:
- the MFSD1 gene encoding major facilitator superfamily domain-containing protein 1 isoform X5, with translation MKVNTAQFMALYAWYSWPNVVLCFFGGFLIDRVFGIRLGTVIFSIFVCVGQVVFALGALFNTFWLMEVGRFIFGIGGESLAVAQNTYAVSWFKGKELNLVFGLQLSMARIGSTVNMNIMGWIYSRVQDLLGSAGPSTLGLALLIGGVTCLFSLSCALILAYLDRRAEKLLCKEQGKTGEVIKLTDVKDFSLSLWLIFVICVCYYAAVFPFIGLGKVFFIEKFRFSPQEASAINSVVYIISAPMSPVFGLLVDKVGKNIIWVLCAVVTTLASHILLAFTFWNPWIAMCLLGVAYSLLACALWPMVAFVVPEHQLGTAYGFMQSIQNLGLAVIAIAAGMILDTRGYLFLEVFFSACVCLSLIAVVLLYFVNHLTGGDLNWSAKKRAKLQKAAASEAEEQERLRRQNEDDLTKLLPKADAFSFRNKYLSKLGAQLPAHYSSCFSTLAHRSVLK
- the MFSD1 gene encoding major facilitator superfamily domain-containing protein 1 isoform X4, with the translated sequence MAEEERALLGSDGGDGGGSPGPPRALPAACDPRRLPHRLLVLALMCFLGFGSYFCYDNPAALQTQVQRDMKVNTAQFMALYAWYSWPNVVLCFFGGFLIDRVFGIRLGTVIFSIFVCVGQVVFALGALFNTFWLMEVGRFIFGIGGESLAVAQNTYAVSWFKGKELNLVFGLQLSMARIGSTVNMNIMGWIYSRVQDLLGSAGPSTLGLALLIGGVTCLFSLSCALILAYLDRRAEKLLCKEQGKTGEVIKLTDVKDFSLSLWLIFVICVCYYAAVFPFIGLGKVFFIEKFRFSPQEASAINSVVYIISAPMSPVFGLLVDKVGKNIIWVLCAVVTTLASHILLAFTFWNPWIAMCLLGVAYSLLACALWPMVAFVVPEHQLGTAYGFMQSIQNLGLAVIAIAAGMILDTRGYLFLEVFFSACVCLSLIAVVLLYFVNHLTGGDLNWSAKKRAKLQKAAASE
- the MFSD1 gene encoding major facilitator superfamily domain-containing protein 1 isoform X3; the protein is MAEEERALLGSDGGDGGGSPGPPRALPAACDPRRLPHRLLVLALMCFLGFGSYFCYDNPAALQTQVQRDMKVNTAQFMALYAWYSWPNVVLCFFGGFLIDRVFGIRLGTVIFSIFVCVGQVVFALGALFNTFWLMEVGRFIFGIGGESLAVAQNTYAVSWFKGKELNLVFGLQLSMARIGSTVNMNIMGWIYSRVQDLLGSAGPSTLGLALLIGGVTCLFSLSCALILAYLDRRAEKLLCKEQGKTGEVIKLTDVKDFSLSLWLIFVICVCYYAAVFPFIGLGKVFFIEKFRFSPQEASAINSVVYIISAPMSPVFGLLVDKVGKNIIWVLCAVVTTLASHILLAFTFWNPWIAMCLLGVAYSLLACALWPMVAFVVPEHQLGTAYGFMQSIQNLGLAVIAIAAGMILDTRGYLFLEVFFSACVCLSLIAVVLLYFVNHLTGGDLNWSAKKRAKLQKAAASEKES
- the MFSD1 gene encoding major facilitator superfamily domain-containing protein 1 isoform X1 — translated: MAEEERALLGSDGGDGGGSPGPPRALPAACDPRRLPHRLLVLALMCFLGFGSYFCYDNPAALQTQVQRDMKVNTAQFMALYAWYSWPNVVLCFFGGFLIDRVFGIRLGTVIFSIFVCVGQVVFALGALFNTFWLMEVGRFIFGIGGESLAVAQNTYAVSWFKGKELNLVFGLQLSMARIGSTVNMNIMGWIYSRVQDLLGSAGPSTLGLALLIGGVTCLFSLSCALILAYLDRRAEKLLCKEQGKTGEVIKLTDVKDFSLSLWLIFVICVCYYAAVFPFIGLGKVFFIEKFRFSPQEASAINSVVYIISAPMSPVFGLLVDKVGKNIIWVLCAVVTTLASHILLAFTFWNPWIAMCLLGVAYSLLACALWPMVAFVVPEHQLGTAYGFMQSIQNLGLAVIAIAAGMILDTRGYLFLEVFFSACVCLSLIAVVLLYFVNHLTGGDLNWSAKKRAKLQKAAASEAEEQERLRRQNEDDLTKLLPKADAFSFRNKYLSKLGAQLPAHYSSCFSTLAHRSVLK
- the MFSD1 gene encoding major facilitator superfamily domain-containing protein 1 isoform X2, whose protein sequence is MAEEERALLGSDGGDGGGSPGPPRALPAACDPRRLPHRLLVLALMCFLGFGSYFCYDNPAALQTQVQRDMKVNTAQFMALYAWYSWPNVVLCFFGGFLIDRVFGIRLGTVIFSIFVCVGQVVFALGALFNTFWLMEVGRFIFGIGGESLAVAQNTYAVSWFKGKELNLVFGLQLSMARIGSTVNMNIMGWIYSRVQDLLGSAGPSTLGLALLIGGVTCLFSLSCALILAYLDRRAEKLLCKEQGKTGEVIKLTDVKDFSLSLWLIFVICVCYYAAVFPFIGLGKVFFIEKFRFSPQEASAINSVVYIISAPMSPVFGLLVDKVGKNIIWVLCAVVTTLASHILLAFTFWNPWIAMCLLGVAYSLLACALWPMVAFVVPEHQLGTAYGFMQSIQNLGLAVIAIAAGMILDTRGYLFLEVFFSACVCLSLIAVVLLYFVNHLTGGDLNWSAKKRAKLQKAAASDSQLITPPVSPPWPTEVC